Proteins encoded within one genomic window of Triplophysa rosa unplaced genomic scaffold, Trosa_1v2 scaffold520, whole genome shotgun sequence:
- the LOC130550979 gene encoding septin-5-like yields ESGLGKSTLVNSLFLTDLYKDRKVLNAEERIMQTIEITKHTVSIEEKGVKLRLTIVDTPGFGDAVDNTESWKPVVDYIDEQFEQYFRDESGLNRKNIQDNRVHCCLYFVSPFGHGLRPMDVEFMEALHEKVNIVPVLAKADSLTPVEVQKMKLKLRQMQEVLQKIQEQMHHGH; encoded by the exons GTGAGTCGGGTTTGGGGAAATCGACACTTGTCAATAGTCTCTTCCTCACAGACCTTTACAAAGACAGAAAGGTGCTGAATGCTGAGG AGCGGATCATGCAGACAATAGAGATCACTAAACACACAGTGTCTATTGAGGAGAAAGGAGTCAAGCTGAGACTCACCATCGTTGACACGCCGGGCTTCGGGGATGCTGTAGACAACACGGAGAG ctGGAAGCCGGTTGTGGACTACATCGATGAACAGTTTGAACAGTACTTTCGGGATGAAAGCGGACTCAACCGGAAGAACATTCAGGATAACCGCGTGCACTGCTGCCTCTACTTCGTCTCACCTTTTGGTCATgg TCTCAGGCCGATGGATGTGGAGTTCATGGAGGCTCTACACGAGAAGGTCAACATAGTGCCTGTGTTGGCCAAAGCGGACAGCCTGACTCCTGTGGAAGtccaaaaaatgaaactgaag TTGCGGCAAATGCAGGAGGTTCTGCAGAAGATTCAGGAACAGATGCACCATGGACATTAA